A single region of the Pararge aegeria chromosome 18, ilParAegt1.1, whole genome shotgun sequence genome encodes:
- the LOC120631746 gene encoding uncharacterized protein LOC120631746, whose protein sequence is MLSLAFITLVLSNSVLCQINGEFWWLHEKVAELQNIEPPQPKFEEISELETDESVKVVFQDNALNNGEKKRHNESTDTLSVQSKILPFIVFVDRTKLAKQDISIKNNSIVPNYKDKVKNLANAISWKESSKKNKDVFEFIFPEDIENSWGHKVKNDSKHSNSTNQNDKKQRIPKVILNDKIWFEEERIDTETESICTFVNSNECFLRKGFINSPSSCPKNIPSDACKICCVLPLTSSKPRSPNFHYKRYKRSDPGEILSAALKQRNALLLRKYNTNTQQAKLVSTTLRTKPVQKIVTPNDYVDPYWNVKNQKFRDPNQQSNKNNPNTNDYEDDYAVELPKPGLVGLYSDQEDRVTSWKLKTNKGFSYGGIDDDSDEDDGDGFGYSTIDPRFGNRKNAPKPRRHPQRLMTPSTIDDALGTSESQTIHFHSTPDFHVLEGFKLLNLADNKNRLLRKTTTENFYQNDEELSGENTSPFITNTDLDYTDAFDISQQVFKNCGKVHVSLLYYCVGKGAVEGRCDPWLIIVVLTKDPDNILCYATIVHPRAAVTAASCVLGKSTGDISAIAGVWNLKERSQSQQRMASIHVHPQFSANDLANDLAVLHWKRPLRLQSTVLPACLADPHVGDECYFVGWGGYDQALKQRPQWQQAAILTPRNCNKKVSSPEVDLPANAFCASVETRGTVTGVGGPLLCKGGNRVSVVGVAVYREDVVVLLPTFEWVTNTLREIQIN, encoded by the exons ATGCTCTCGCTCGCTTTTATCACCCTAGTGCTATCAAATTCAGTTTTGTGCCAGATAAACGGTGAATTTTGGTGGTTGCACGAAAAAGTTGCGGAGCTACAAAATATTGAACCACCGCAACCTAAATTCGAGGAAATTAGCGAATTGGAAACTGATGAAAGTGTTAAAGTGGTATTCCAAGACAATGCGCTAAATAACGGTGAGAAAAAGAGACACAATGAAAGCACAGATACGTTATCAGTTCAGAGCAAAATATTACCTTTTATCGTGTTTGTTGATCGCACAAAACTAGCCAAACAAGATATTTCcataaaaaataacagtatTGTACCTAATTACAAAGATAAAGTGAAAAACTTAGCAAACGCTATTTCATGGAAAgaatcaagtaaaaaaaataaagacgtgtttgaatttatttttcctgAAGACATTGAAAATTCATGGGgacataaagtaaaaaatgatTCGAAGCATTCAAATTCAACAAATCAAAAcgataaaaaacaaagaatacctAAAGTTATTCTAAATGACAAAATATGGTTTGAAGAAGAAAGAATAGATACTGAAACGGAAAGTATTTGCACGTTTGTTAATtcaaatgaatgttttttaagaAAGGGATTTATTAATTCGCCTAG ttcTTGCCCAAAAAACATTCCGTCAGATGCGTGTAAAATTTGTTGTGTACTTCCATTAACATCATCAAAACCACGAAGTCCTAATTTTCATTACAAGCGGTATAAGCGTTCTGATCCAGGCGAAATATTGAGCGCTGCTTTAAAGCAAAGAAACGCTTTGTTATTGCGAAAGTATAATACCAACACGCAACAGGCAAAATTAGTAAGTACAACTTTGCGAACAAAACCTGTACAAAAAATTGTGACTCCAAATGATTATGTTGATCCATATTGGAatgttaaaaatcaaaaatttagaGATCCGAACCAAcagtctaataaaaataatccgaACACTAATGATTATGAAGACGACTATGCTGTGGAATTACCTAAACCTGGACTAGTTGGGCTGTACTCTGATCAAGAAGATCGAGTGACGAgttggaaattaaaaacaaacaaaggaTTCTCTTATGGTGGTATAGATGATGATAGTGATGAAGATGACGGAGATGGATTTGGTTATTCAACTATTGATCCGCGATTTG GTAATCGTAAGAATGCCCCAAAACCTAGACGTCATCCACAACGCTTAATGACTCCATCGACTATTGACGATGCTTTGGGAACGTCGGAAAGTCAAACAATTCATTTTCACTCAACTCCCGATTTTCACGTATTGGAAGGAttcaaacttttaaatttagcaGATAATAAAAACAGATTATTAAGAAAGACGACAACTGAAAACTTTTACCAGAACGACGAAGAGCTATCTGGTGAAAACACATCTCCGTTTATAACAAATACTGATTTGGACTACACTGACGCTTTTGATATAAGCCAGCAAGTATTCAAAAATTGTGGTAAGGTCCA TGTGtccttattatattattgcgtagGGAAAGGCGCAGTAGAAGGTCGTTGCGACCCTTGGCTAATTATCGTTGTGTTGACAAAAGATCCAGACAACATTCTGTGCTACGCGACTATTGTGCATCCACGGGCAGCTGTTACAGCAGCTAGTTGTGTTCTCGG AAAATCGACCGGCGATATATCCGCAATAGCAGGTGTTTGGAATCTCAAAGAGCGTTCACAATCCCAACAACGAATGGCGTCAATTCATGTTCATCCGCAGTTTAGCGCAAACGATCTCGCCAACGATCTCGCAGTCCTA CACTGGAAGCGGCCATTAAGGCTACAATCAACAGTCTTGCCGGCGTGTCTAGCTGACCCACATGTAGGCGACGAGTGTTATTTCGTCGGCTGGGGCGGGTACGATCAAG CTTTAAAACAACGGCCCCAATGGCAGCAAGCGGCTATACTCACTCCTCGCAATTGCAACAAAAAAGTATCGTCGCCTGAAGTCGATTTACCCGCCAACGCCTTTTGTGCCTCGGTAGAAACACGTGGGACTGTC ACTGGCGTCGGCGGACCGTTACTATGTAAAGGAGGAAATCGTGTTTCGGTCGTTGGCGTGGCTGTGTATAGAGAAGACGTTGTTGTACTGCTGCCGACCTTCGAATGGGTGACCAACACTTTGCGcgaaatacaaattaattaa